The proteins below come from a single Onychomys torridus chromosome 18, mOncTor1.1, whole genome shotgun sequence genomic window:
- the Lrrc75b gene encoding leucine-rich repeat-containing protein 75B codes for MGARLGRRARAAGGSDAPAATGAGPAPYERRVRWLREIQSTLRERRPERARQLLRLLRQDLGLEGNLLTDILYRNVALLNLVDPISHDLLVNLARDLQCPKKDHEPWKSSDKICRQLIYHLTPHSKRKLHRKTQNSLKSSLQKTLLVGETVDLSGIPLSARDVQHITRYLGSHGVELVILDLSFTELSDELLHRLLPSLWALPRLTQLLLNGNRLTRAAARELTEAIKDTTKFPVLAWIDLGNNVDVSSLPQPLLVGLRRRLSQHTSLPTIYEGLDLEPGGGMAETAVSTWGSAAPEPGPEPQGCCAR; via the exons ATGGGGGCGCGGCTGGGGCGGCGGGCAAGGGCAGCGGGCGGCTCAGATGCCCCTGCGGCGACAGGGGCCGGGCCCGCGCCCTACGAGCGCCGGGTGCGCTGGCTGCGAGAGATCCAGTCCACTCTCCGCGAGCGGCGGCCGGAGCGCGCCCGGCAGCTGCTGCGCCTCCTGCGCCAG GACCTGGGCCTTGAAGGGAACCTCCTCACTGACATCCTCTACAGGAATGTGGCTTTGCTTAACCTGGTGGACCCCATCTCCCATGACTTGCTGGTGAACCTGGCCCGGGACCTGCAGTGCCCCAAGAAG gACCACGAGCCCTGGAAGTCGTCTGATAAGATCTGCCGGCAGCTCATCTACCACCTCACCCCTCACTCCAAGCGGAAGCTCCACAGGAAAACCCAGAACAG CCTCAAGAGCAGCCTCCAGAAGACCCTGCTGGTGGGGGAGACGGTGGACCTTTCCGGCATCCCGCTATCCGCCCGAGACGTGCAGCACATAACACGCTACCTGGGCAGCCATGGTGTGGAGCTGGTGATTTTGGATCTGAGCTTCACCGAGCTGAGTGATGAGCTGCTGCACCGCTTGCTGCCCAGCCTTTGGGCTCTGCCCCGCCTCACCCAACTGCTGCTCAATGGCAATCGGCTGACCCGAGCTGCTGCCCGTGAACTCACTGAGGCTATCAAGGACACCACCAAATTCCCCGTGTTGGCCTGGATAGATCTGGGAAACAACGTGGACGTGTCCTCACTTCCCCAGCCACTGCTGGTCGGGCTACGACGTCGACTGAGTCAGCACACCTCGCTCCCTACCATCTATGAGGGTCTGGACCTTGAGCCTGGGGGAGGCATGGCTGAGACCGCAGTCTCCACCTGGGGCTCTGCAGCCCCTGAGCCAGGACCAGAGCCTCAGGGTTGCTGTGCTAGGTGA